ACATGAGGCCGGTTGCAAATCGGGTGTCGTGCTCAATCCGGCGACACCCCTCGATGTTCTTTCGCGCGTCCTCGACAAAATCGAAATGGTACTGCTAATGTCCGTCAACCCGGGCTTCGGCGGACAGGAGTTTATCGAAGCAACCTATGCCAAAATCAGCGCGGCGCGTTCCGTCATCAAAGCGTGTGGGCGGCCGATCCGTCTCGAGGTGGACGGCGGGATTAAGGTATCGAACATCGGAAAAATCGCGGCTGCCGGCGCCGACACCTTCGTCGCGGGAACCGCCATATTCGGGAGCAATGATTATCGCGCCACGATAAAGACCATGCGCGCGGAGCTGGCGATGACGGCTCAGGTGTAGCGCGGATGTCTTTACCGAAACCGGAGCTGGTGGTGCTGGATCTCGAC
The genomic region above belongs to Pseudomonadota bacterium and contains:
- the rpe gene encoding ribulose-phosphate 3-epimerase produces the protein MRPEYFIAPSILAADLARLGEEAVRVIDAGADLIHFDVMDNHFVPNLSFGPSVCEALRGYGMRAPIDVHLMISPVDRIVSAFAKAGANYITFHPEASEDVQRTLHLIHEAGCKSGVVLNPATPLDVLSRVLDKIEMVLLMSVNPGFGGQEFIEATYAKISAARSVIKACGRPIRLEVDGGIKVSNIGKIAAAGADTFVAGTAIFGSNDYRATIKTMRAELAMTAQV